The Streptococcus marmotae genome contains the following window.
ATTGTAGGTGTTGCTCTGGGAACCGTTTTGGCTCGCCTAGTGGGGGTTGTGGTCTTGTGGAAATCCCTCACGATTTCCTTTGCTAAGCCTAGCTGGAGCTTAGATAGGGAGTTGCTTCGTCTATCCTTACCAGCGGCAGGAGAGCGTCTCATGATGCGGGCAGGTGATGTCGTCATTATCGCCCTTGTCGTACGCTTTGGAACGCAGGCTGTCGCAGGGAATGCGATTGGCGAGGTACTCACCCAGTTCAATTATATGCCAGCCTTTGGGATTGCAACAGCGACCGTCCTCTTGGTAGCACGTAGCTTGGGTCAGGGAGATAGAGAGGAGATTAGCCAGATAGCAAGGAAAAGCTATTGGTTAACCCTTGGTTTCATGCTGCCCTTGGCGTTTCTGATTTACGCCTTTGGAACTCCCTTAACGCAGTTGTATACACAGGATAAGGAAGCAGTCGCTGCCAGTCTCTTGGTTATTCTCTTCTCGCTTTTAGGGACACCATTTACAATAGGAACTGTCATCTACACGGCGGTATGGCAGGGCTTAGGCAATGGCAAACTCCCTTTTTATGCGACAACGATTGGTATGTGGGGAATTCGAATTGGCACAGGCTACCTGCTTGGCGTGACCTTGGGTCTTGGCTTACCCGGTATCTGGGCTGGAACGCTTTTAGACAATGCCTTTCGCTGGCTATTTTTGGGACTGCTTTATAAAAAACAAAGGAGGACGACATGACGAGCTTTATTTGGGATTTAGACGGGACCTTGCTGGATTCCTATGATGCGATTTTGGCAGGTATTGAGGAAACCTATGCTCATTATGACTTGGAGTTTAATCGTGATGCGATTCGGAGCTTTATTTTACAGCATTCAGTCTGGGAATTGCTAGAAAAGGTAGCGGCAGAAAATGATTTGAACGCACATGAGCTAAATGCTTACAGAGGCAGTAGCTTGCAGGAGAAAAATGCGCAGATTCATCTAATGCCAGGGACCAAAGAAGTGTTGACTTGGGCAGAAGACGCAGGAATTGCTAACTTTGTCTACACCCACAAGGGAGCCAATGCCCATCAGGTTTTAGCTGATTTGGGGCTTGCCCAGTATTTCACGGAAATTGTGACCAGTGCAGATGGCTTTGCGAGAAAACCTCATCCAGATGCCATTGATTATCTAGTGGAGAAGTATGATTTAGACAAGGCTAGCACCTACTACATCGGGGATCGTCGGCTAGATGTGGAAGTGGCGATCCATGCTGGTATTCAAAGTATTAATTTTCAAGCCTACCCATCGCCTGTCAATCAGGAAATACAGCAACTCTTGGATATCAAGGAGAAAATCTTTTACAAATTTTAAGTTTTTTCAGAAAATTTCAAGCAAATAGCTTGATTTTTTCTTTTCGGCGGTTTATAATTGACTAGTCAATGATTGACAAGTCAATTATAAAAAGGAAATAGCATGACAGCCATCCATCACATTCTCTACCAGCTTCATGTAACGGATCAAGCGGTGACTCAGTTGTTTGAAAAAGGCTTGGGCATCAGTTTGACACGCTACGAGCTATTGCAGGTCTTGTTAAAAGAGGCGCCCTGTAACCAGATTCAGGTTCAGAACGCTCTAAAAATCGATCAGGCAGCCCTGACTCGGCATTTTAAGATTTTAGAAGAAAAGGGTTATGTGACCAGGACTCGCAATCCCAAAAATCAGCGTGAAATTCTGGTTGATGTGACGGATTTTGCCAAAGAACAGCTCATCGCTGCACCGCCCAGTCATCACTTGGCCGTAAAAGAGCAAATGGAAGGGGTTCTCTCCGAGGAGGAAAGTATCACCCTTCAAACCTTGCTGGATAAGCTGGTTGTTGGTTTGGAAAATCTTGCTATTGAAAAAGATTAGAAAGAAGGAAATCCTATGTCCCTGATTACGACTATTTTAGCAACTCTTGTTGCCCTTGAGCACCTCTATATTTTTTATTTAGAAACCATCGCTACTACATCTGACAAGACTAGTCAGACCTTCAATATGGCTAAAGATGAGCTAGCTCGCCCCTCTGTGACGGTTCTCTTTAAAAATCAAGGCATTTACAATGGCTTGTTAGCAATTTTTCTTCTCTACGGGATTTTCATTTCACACAGCTTGGAAATCGTTACGATTTTTGTCCTGTATGTGATTGGCGCTGCCCTTTATGGAGCTGCAACCTCTAATAAGTCTATTCTCCTCAAACAAGGTGGCCCAGCTATTTTAGCTCTTTTGAGTATTTTGCTATTGAGATGAGACGAAGATTTTTTCTTCGTTTTTTTTTTTTTTTTTTTGCTGAACGAAGGTAGGTTCAGATAACATACTGATGAAATCCTTGTCTATCGGTATAGAGATAGAAGTAGAGGAGAAGAATGTTATGAAAGTAAATCATAAAACAGTAAAGACAGTATCAATGGTAGCTTTGGCAAAGTGTGTATCTTACCAGCTTATTCGTCATCAAAAAAGCGATGGTTACTCTCGCTCATCTATGGTTAAATCATTTGTATCTAGTAGCCAATCCAAGTCAACTACAAGTAGCACTGCTTCTGTCAGTGAGACGAAAGATAGTACTCAACCAGTAGTATTTAGGCAGTTGCCTTAGGCGGTGTATATGGTGGTGATGCAGGGGGTACTTGAATTTATTCCGGTAGGTATGACTAGCCAGAGTAACAAGCTGTTTACAGATACACCTGGTAGCAGCAAAGATCAAAGTTGGAATCACTCCCTTTGTGGAACAAAGGGAGTCTTGCTAGCGAATAGAGGAATAATAATCCGATAAGGCTTATAAAATATTTTATCCATTCAATCTTTTCTATATTGCTAGTGAAAGCATTGTAGCAATTAGTAACTCAACTGTGTGTATCAACAGTCAGGAGAGTAACTGTTAAAACTTGAGCTTAGAAATAAGAGAGTGAAGTCCCTTGTTTAATCATTCTAGTGCTTTCCTACCCTCGTTTCCAAGTTCAAATAGTTTCCACTATCTGTGGTTTCGTTGTCTAATCAGATGTTGGTTTTATATAGTACTAGCAGCCTCTCAATCAAATGATTGGGTGGTTTTCCTTGTGTTGATTTGTTCAAAGGAATAATTGTTTCTGTCATGTGGTGCAGCTGTCGAATCTTTTAAGGTGTTATAATATTGTAAAAGTAACTGATTACGGAGATTTCAAAGAGAGGAAATTAGTTTGTTAAAGCATGGTTTGATGATATGCTAGACTATGCAAAATTTATTACGTAAAAGAAATCTGTGGATTTACTATGACTATGTTTAAAATGGACTTGTTCGGCAATTCAAAAGTGATATACTAAAGCCATGGGAACAACATGCGAAAAAAGCCATAAAACTAAGAACTTGGATCAGCAAAATCATTTTTTTTTAAGATTTTATGGTGGTGTGAATACCAGTTATGGTATAACCTTATCGTAATCGTGGGAATCCGTTTAAATTAAGAACGGAGTTGATTTGCGGCAGCACTGTTTGTAAGTTGATGTAAGTTCCAAACAAAGCTAATAAGTTGTCGTTTTCCATGCAAAGGTATTTCTATATCACTTGTAGTAAGTATTCATGGAAAATGGTAGAAATGCTAGTATAATAAAAATAGAGAAAGGAGAGAATCATGACTAAACGACAGTTATTGTACTTGCTCAGTGAAGAAAAATATTTAACTGCGATATCACTCTCCCAAAAATTACAGAAAAGCACTCGTACCATTCAAAATATGATGAGAAACTTGAATGAGGAATTAAAAGGGGTAGTTCATATTTATTCTAAACCAGGATCTGGCTATAAATTAGAGATTCAAGATAATAACCGTTTTATGCAATTTTTAGTACAACAAAATCAGAATGATGAGATTGTTAGACGACAAAATATTATCATCAAGTCGTTTTTAGTGAATGAATACGTCAAGATTTCAGTACTTGCTGATATGTGCTACGTTAATCAACGTACGATTTCAACGGATATTAAATTATTGAAAAAAGAGTTAAAGGAATTTGATTTACAGATAAATAGCAGACCGCATTATGGTCTTCATCTGGTCGGAGAGGAAGTTGGATTACGTAAATTTTTATTGTATAAAAAGTGGGAAGAAAAATATTACTTTAATAAAGAAGAAGAGAGTAGTATCAATAGGTATTTACATTCGTATGAAATTAGCACAGTCAGCGTGCAGAATATAAAAGATTTGATTGCTATTAGTATTTCTCGAAATTATAAACTGCGTCAACTAGATGAAATCTATTTACCAGATAAAGAATTAGTAGATTTAAATTATAAGTTTCAGTGGCAATTATCATCACTTGATTTAGTATTTATTACCAATTATATCTATCATTGCAAAAAGAATTCTGGGGAAAGTCGTTTTATTGTGCAAGTGTTAGACGGCTTAAGAATCTTAGAGGAAACATTTGGATTAGATTTTCTAGAAGATTCTCATCTAACAACCAAAATTACAAATCATCTTACTGCTTTAAAGATTCGACTGGATAATCGTGTTATGGTAAAGAATCCCTTGCTTTCAGATATTCAGAAAAATCTAACGTTAGAATATAATATGGCTCGTTTTTTTGCAACATGGCTTTTTGACCCACTGCAATTATCATTGACAGAAGATGAGCTAGGTTTTTTAGCAATTACCTTTGCTTTAATTACTTCAAGACTTGAAAAAATGAAGAAGAATGTGTTAATTCTGTCTGATATTGGCTCAAGTAGTCATCAATACTTAGAGTTAACCTACCAGCATTTATTTGGGAAGTTTGTTGAAAAAATGACAATTTGCCATCCTTACGATATAGACAAATTAAACTTGCAAGGGTATGACTATATCTTTACAACTGGTTCATTTGACTTCTCTACGCAAGTTGATGAGGATAAGATTAGATTTGTTCCCTATTTCTTGAAGCCAAATGATGAACAACTCATCCGTAATATTCTGGAAGCGGAGGAAGAGCTATCATTTTCCCAACTCTTGAATCAAAAATTATTTTTTAGAATAACAGATAGACTGACTCCCGAGGAAGTAATAATAAAAATATGTAGCAATATTCAAGAATTGACAGGAGATACTATTACTGAAAAAGTTCTGAATAGGTATCAGATGGGGTCGACACAATTAGGGAATCACGTTGCATTTCTTCATCCTGCAGGTAGAAAGGAAAGCTCAAGTGTAGGCAATCACTATCTAGCAGTAACTGTGCTTTCTTCTCCAATCAAGTGGGATTTTTCAGAAATTCAATTAATTATAATTGCTTCTCTACCTTCGATTTCTAAATCGAATATGCTTATTTATGATAGCTTATCTACTTTGTTTTTGGAAGATAGCTTATTAGAAAAATTCTTAGAAAATGCAGACTTTAAAACGTTTGAATCACTCTTACTCAAGATAGAAAGGAGTAAACGGAATGGATGAAAAATACTTAGCAACAATTATGGACATTATCATGCATTCAGGAGAAGCTAGAGGATATTATCTACAGGCAATATCTGTTGCTCAAGAAGGAAAGATTGAGGAGGCTCTTGAATTGGCAAAACTCGGGAAAGGGGAATTAGTACTTGCCCATAATGCGCAGACGGACATGATGGTAAAAGAAAGTGTGGGGGAGTATACAACTTTTAGTCTACTATTGATTCATTCTCAAGATCATTTGATGACGACACTGACTATTAAGGATTTATTTGGCGCATTTTTAGAAATTGGTAAAAAATTAACATATTTAGGAGGTAAATTATGACAAATATTTTACTATGTTGTTCAGCTGGCATGTCTACAAGTTTGTTAGTAACGAAGATGCAACATGCTGCTACTGAAAGAAATATTGATTCAAAGATATGGGCTGTTTCTGTTGATGAGGTAGAACAGCACATTAATGCTGCCGACGTCCTACTGCTGGGTCCACAAATTAAATTTTTAAGAGGAGAGATTGAGCCACTCGCAAATGGTATACCGCTAGGTGTCATTCCTATGAGAGATTACGGAACTCTAAATGGGGGGAAGGTTTTGGAGTTTGCATTATCATTGTTAGATAAGTAAGGAGGAGATTTATCATGACCTTTGTTGAAAAAATGGAAGAATTAGCTTACAAAGTAGGTAAGCAGAAACATTTACTAGCCATTCGAGATGGAATGGTACTATCGATGCCCCTTATTTTAATTGGAAGTATCTTTGTCATCATCCAAAGCTTTCCAGTGCCGGCATGGGAATCCTATCTTACGTCTGTGGGAGCAATGGGCTATTTAGGAACCGTTATCAATGCGACATTTGGGATTATGGCATTGGTTGCTGTTTTTGGTATAGCTAAAAAATTGGCAGATATATATAAAACAGATGGGACAAGTGCAGGAATTATTGCCTTAGCAGCTTATTTGATGTTGATACCAAGTAGTGAGGGAATGATTAGTTTTGGTTATTTTGGTAGTAGGGGGTTATTTGTTGCTATTGTCGTAGGATTATTGACGGGCGAAATTTTCCGGATTCTTATTCAAAGAAATATTGTTATTAAAATGCCTGAATCTGTTCCCCAGCAGTTGCGCGTTCATTTACCTCTCTCATCCCAGGTTTTATTGTCATTTTGTTTTTCATTGGATTAGATTTAATGATAAAAGCAGCAGGATTTAGTGATGTGTTTCAAGTGATGCTCACTCTTTTAGCAGAACCTTTGAAGTATGCGAGTAATAGTTTTGTTGGCGCACTCATGGCAATTTTGTTTAATTCGGTAGTGTGGTTGTTTGGGGTACATGGTGGTCAATTGGTGAGCAGCATTATGGATCCGATTTGGTTTATCAATACTGATGCTAATCGTGTTGCTTGGCAGGCAGGAGAAGAATTACCATTTATTGTAACAAAACCATTTTTAGATAATTTTGCCTGGGTAGGTGGTAGCGGTGCAACACTGGGGTTGGCAATTTTCTTATTTTTCTTTGCTAAAAGTAAGCAAAATAAAGCACTTGGGAAGATGGCTTTTGTGCCAGACTGGTTCTCTGTTAATGAACCAATGCTCTTTGGTTTTCCGATTGTTCTTAGTCTTGATTTGGCTATTCCTTTCATAGTAGCACCGTTGATAACAGGAAGTATTTCTTATATAGCCATGGCTACGGGACTTGTGCATAAAACAGTAGGTGTATTAATTCCATGGGCGACTCCGCCGATTATTAGTGGCTATTTGTCTACAGGCGGTCATATTAGCGGTTCGATTTTACAAATCGTTAATATCTTAATAGCTTTCTTAATCTACTACCCATTTATCAAGCGGCTTGATAATCGGATGAAGAAAGAAGAGGATTTACTAGAGGGAGTGAATAAATGAAACGTTTATTAAATTGTACTGCCTCGGATTTTATGCAAATGTCCAGAGAGGAGTTAATTGCAGCGATCCGAGCCAGTGAGGGGCGCGTGATTGTATCAGAGACTGTGGTATCTTGTATGCCAGCAATACCGGCAATTACGAATGCCGAAATTTCTAGAGCTGCGGGTGCAGATTTAATTCTATTAAATACTTTTGATGCTTTTCATCCGGTGATTAATGGACTGGATAATATGGAGCAACCTATTCAGCGTCTGAAAGAACTAATAGGTAGGCCAATTGGAGTGAATCTAGAACCTGTAGATAGTCGGGCGAAAATGCTTGAAGAAAGAATAGACATAGTAAAAGGTCGACAAGTTAGTATAGAAACTTTAAATAGTTTAAATAATCTAGGAGTTGATTTTGTTTGCATTACGGGAAACCCTGGAACAGGAGTGACAAACCAGTCTATTATCGATGCAATTCAACTAGCGAAAGATAGTTTTCGTGGAATGATTATTGCTGGGAAAATGCATGGTGCAGGTTCTAAGGATCCGATATATGATATCGATGCGCTTGAATCTTTTGCAAAAGCGGGAGCGGATGTCATTCTGCTACCTTCACCAGGAACAGTTCCTGGTAGTACCGTTGATGTCTGCTATAATATTATTAGAAGATTAAAAAAATATGATGTTTTAACAATGGGAGGATTAGGAACTAGTCAAGAGACATCCGATGTTGAAACTATTAGACAAATTGGTTTATATAATAAAATGGTGGGATTTGATATTCATCATATTGGAGATGCAGGCGAAGGTGGTGTCTCACCGTTTGAAAATATATTTGAATTGTCCAAAGTGGTTCGTGGAAGAAAGCATACTCTTAAAATGATTTGTACATCAAATGCTCGTTAGAGCATAAAAACATAGAAGTACGGCAGTGCTTAGAAGAGAAATTTGAATGGATTACATTTCTTCATTTAAAGATTAAGCTAGAATGCTCAGTGCTTGTCTTGGAAGGTAGGGATGTGCTTACGGTTAGATAAGCTGGTCAGGTGCTAGCAAATCTTATTCTTCATTATGATAACATTATCACTGCTTATCTTAAATTTATTTTGAATAAATCTACATGATTTAGGAACTGCTTATATGAAGCTAACTGCTAGGATATTTGGATAGCTATTTCTCTCAATCGAGGCTGGGCAAAAACTAGCTGCTCATATATAAAAAACGAGCCATTCCAATTAGGAGTTGCTCGTTTTCCATTTCATGCTTTATAATTATAATAACCACAAAACAACTAGAAAGGCATGAAAATGTATAAACAGTATAACACAAATCAGCTTAGTTTGGAATTAAATATCGCTTGGGACTTACCTGCTACACATGAGGCACGTCTGATTAGTCAGTTTGTGGATACTATTCCTCAATCCGTTCTCCTAGAAGAAACTTCCCACACAGGTCGTCCTGCCTTTCATCCAGCGATGTTGCTCAAAATGACCCTGTTCGCCTATGCTCGCCAAGTTTTCTCTGGTAGAAAAATTGTCCAAATGAATGAGGAAGTCATTCCTATGAAATGGCTGAGTCAAGATACCTACGTCTGTTATCGAACCATAAATAGTTTTCGGGCCTCTACACACGCCAACCAGCTTATCAAAACTGCTTTCATCTACTTTACTCTCCTCCTCAGAGAGAATGGATTGATTGAAGATAAAGCTCTCTTCATTGACGGGACTAAGGTAGAAGCTGATGCCAACAAGTATTCTTTCACGTGGAAAAAGGCCGTTGAGCGCTATGAAGATGCCTTGAATGGAAACATTTCTGCCCTCTATGACAAGCTAGTCCAAGAAGGGGTGGATACTGCCTTGTCCAAGGAAGAATGTCTCACTAGCGAAGGACTAAACCAACTCCTACAAGAGACCGAACAAGTACTAGATGAGTTGGAAAATGCTATCTCACAAGAGCCTAAAGTCAGTAAAGGTGGATCGGCTAACAGACAGAAACGAAGAAGAATTAAGAAACTCAAGAGAAAGTTGAAAGAGGATTTTCTTGTTCGGAAACAAAAGTACGAACGAGATAAACAGATTTTACAAGAGCGAAATTCCTATTCTAAAACAGATCCTGATGCGACGTTTATGAGGATGAAAGAGGATCATATGAGGAATGGTCAGCTCAAACCTGGTTACAACCTTCAACTTGGTACAAATAGCCAGTTTGCCTTAGCTTACGGATTGTATCCGAATCCAACTGACACTCGTACACTCAAACCTTTTCTTCAATCCATCCAAACCTTAGAACTCTTTCAACACATTGTTGCGGATGCAGGTTATGGTAGTGAAGAAAATTACAGCTTTATCGTTGATGTTCTGGAGAAAACGCCTCTAATTCCCTACGGAACATATCAGAAAGAGCAGAAGAAAAGCTACAAGAAGAGTGATGCCAATCCTGAAAACTGGACTTACCTAGAAGATTCTGACCAGTGGATAAAACCAGATGGAGTTGTCTACTCGTTTAAGAATTATTCACGAAGAACGGAAAAGTATGGATTTGAGAAAGATAGTAAGATTTACGAAGCTGATCCTGTACAAGCTAGTGAAGAGTTAGACCAATTAGCACGGACAGAGAAAGGAAACCTCAAACAAATTCAGTATAATCCTACGTGGAACTATTTCAAGAACTTAGCCAAAGAGGAATTGACAAGTAAAGAGGGAGCCCGCATTTATGCCAAACGCAAGGTGGATGTCGAACCTGTATTTGGTAGGATGAAGGGTGTTTTTGGCGTACGCAGAGTGCATGTCAGAGGTCAAAAAGTGGTTGAAACTGAGATAGGATTCCTCCTAATGAGCATGAATCTCACGAAATTGGCTAAGAAATTAGTCCAATATAATAGAGACAAAAATAAAAACACAAATAGTTCGGCAGGATTTCATCAAAATCAGCTTGAATCTATATGTGTTTTTTATTTACTGGCTAGTTTTTGCCCAGCCTCGATTTTTTATATGGTGCCAAAAAGGAATCGTTCAGATTTTACAAACTATTGCAGCATTTTTCGGCTCTTTGTCAACTGTAGTGGGTAGATGAAAAGCTAACACCTAGAGAGGACCAAATTGGTCTTCTCTCGTTTTATGTTTAAAGCAATGAAAATCCGCTTTTTAAAGTTTTCAAAGTTTCGAAAGCCAAAGGCATTGCGTTTGATGACTTTGATGAGATTATTCGTCGCCTCAAGTTTGGCATTTGAGTAAGGCAATTCCATGGCGTTGAGAATCTTATCCTTGTCCTTCAAAAAGGTATTAAATACGGTCTGGAAAATCGGGTCGACAGTCTGCCGAGCGTCTTGGATAAGTCCAAAAAACTGGTCAGCTTGCTTCTCCTGGAAGTGAAAAAGCAGTAGTTGATAGAGCTCGTAGTGTTCTCTCAGTTCTTGAGAATAGCCTATCAGTTTAGCGACAATCTCCTGGTTGGTTAAGTGCATGCGAAATGTAGGGCGGTAAAACCGCTTGTCACTGAGTTTACGGCTATCTTGTTGTACCAGTTTCCAGTATCGTTTGAGCGTTTTGTATTCATGCGATTTTCTGTCGAATTGCTTCATGATTTGTATGCTGAGACGGTTCATAGCACGGCTGAGATGTTGCAAAATGTGGAAGCGATCAAGCACTATTTTGGCATTCGGAAAAAGCTTCTTAGCGAGGACATAATAGGGGCTAAACATGTCCATAATGATGATTTTAACGCGGTTTCTGACCTGTCTAGGGTATCTCAGAAAGTGATTTCGGATGGTTGCTTGCGTTCTTCCATCAAGGATAGCGATGATGTTATTTGTGTCAAAATCTTGAGCGATAAAGCTCATTTTCCCTTTCTTGAAGGCATACTCATCCCAGGACATGACTTCTGGAAGCTTATCCCAATCCGTTTCAAATTTAAACTCATTGAGTTTTCGAATAACTGTAGATGTAGAAATGGAGAGTCTGTGTGCGATATGTGTCATTGCTTGCTTTTCGATGAGTAATTGTGCGATTTTCTGGTTGACATCGACAGAGATTTGATGGTTTTTCTTAACAATAGGAGTTTCAGCGACCGCCATTTTCCCACATTCCTTGCACTTGAAACGACGCTTTCGAAGGCGGATAAGTAGCGGGTAGCCAGCAGTTTCTAAGTAGGGGATTTTAGAGGCTTTCTGGAAGTCGTACTTAGCCATTTGTCCCTTGCAGGAAGGGCATTTAGGGGCTGTGTAATCCAAGCGACCGTGGAGTTCTAAGTGTGTTCCCATGTCGCATTCATTAGTGATAGTGATATTTTTGTCTTTCATTTTGAGAAAATTTGTGATAAGATTTAGTTGTTCCATATGAGTCTTTCTAAATGATATTTTTGTCGCTTTTCATTATAGGTCATATGGGACTTTTTTTCTACACTCTAAAAGGCTCCATAATCTCTGTGGCGGGCGTACCCACTACAGATATTATAGAGCCCATTTTTCAAGATGATAATCGACCTTTCACGGACAATACTGGGTCGAATCTTGAAAAAATCGTTAAAATCGGCTATAATGAATTGTAAGAGAAACTAGCAGGTGAGAGTCCTGCCGTGCGTGAAGAAAGGAAGCAGAGCTTTCTCTGCTGTAAATAAGTAAAGATATGACATCAGTTGTTGTTGTAGGAACCCAGTGGGGGGACGAAGGTAAAGGAAAAATCACCGACTTCTTGTCTGCTAATGCAGAAGTGATTGCACGCTACCAAGGTGGTGACAATGCAGGTCATACTATCGTGATTGACGGTAAAAAATACAAATTGCACTTGATTCCATCAGGTA
Protein-coding sequences here:
- a CDS encoding MATE family efflux transporter produces the protein MVEYKKIMQIALPAMAENVLQMLMGMVDSYLVASLGLVAISGVSVAGNIIAIYQAIFIALGAAISSVLARSMGSGDQESQANHATGALTMTLLMSLILGLISLFFGQEIISLLGTEKLVAEAGGIFLAIVGGTIVFLGLMTSLGALVRTTGNPRLPMYVSLLTNGLNALFSSVFIFILDWGIVGVALGTVLARLVGVVVLWKSLTISFAKPSWSLDRELLRLSLPAAGERLMMRAGDVVIIALVVRFGTQAVAGNAIGEVLTQFNYMPAFGIATATVLLVARSLGQGDREEISQIARKSYWLTLGFMLPLAFLIYAFGTPLTQLYTQDKEAVAASLLVILFSLLGTPFTIGTVIYTAVWQGLGNGKLPFYATTIGMWGIRIGTGYLLGVTLGLGLPGIWAGTLLDNAFRWLFLGLLYKKQRRTT
- a CDS encoding HAD-IA family hydrolase — encoded protein: MTSFIWDLDGTLLDSYDAILAGIEETYAHYDLEFNRDAIRSFILQHSVWELLEKVAAENDLNAHELNAYRGSSLQEKNAQIHLMPGTKEVLTWAEDAGIANFVYTHKGANAHQVLADLGLAQYFTEIVTSADGFARKPHPDAIDYLVEKYDLDKASTYYIGDRRLDVEVAIHAGIQSINFQAYPSPVNQEIQQLLDIKEKIFYKF
- a CDS encoding MarR family winged helix-turn-helix transcriptional regulator is translated as MTAIHHILYQLHVTDQAVTQLFEKGLGISLTRYELLQVLLKEAPCNQIQVQNALKIDQAALTRHFKILEEKGYVTRTRNPKNQREILVDVTDFAKEQLIAAPPSHHLAVKEQMEGVLSEEESITLQTLLDKLVVGLENLAIEKD
- a CDS encoding DUF1304 domain-containing protein, whose protein sequence is MSLITTILATLVALEHLYIFYLETIATTSDKTSQTFNMAKDELARPSVTVLFKNQGIYNGLLAIFLLYGIFISHSLEIVTIFVLYVIGAALYGAATSNKSILLKQGGPAILALLSILLLR
- a CDS encoding BglG family transcription antiterminator is translated as MTKRQLLYLLSEEKYLTAISLSQKLQKSTRTIQNMMRNLNEELKGVVHIYSKPGSGYKLEIQDNNRFMQFLVQQNQNDEIVRRQNIIIKSFLVNEYVKISVLADMCYVNQRTISTDIKLLKKELKEFDLQINSRPHYGLHLVGEEVGLRKFLLYKKWEEKYYFNKEEESSINRYLHSYEISTVSVQNIKDLIAISISRNYKLRQLDEIYLPDKELVDLNYKFQWQLSSLDLVFITNYIYHCKKNSGESRFIVQVLDGLRILEETFGLDFLEDSHLTTKITNHLTALKIRLDNRVMVKNPLLSDIQKNLTLEYNMARFFATWLFDPLQLSLTEDELGFLAITFALITSRLEKMKKNVLILSDIGSSSHQYLELTYQHLFGKFVEKMTICHPYDIDKLNLQGYDYIFTTGSFDFSTQVDEDKIRFVPYFLKPNDEQLIRNILEAEEELSFSQLLNQKLFFRITDRLTPEEVIIKICSNIQELTGDTITEKVLNRYQMGSTQLGNHVAFLHPAGRKESSSVGNHYLAVTVLSSPIKWDFSEIQLIIIASLPSISKSNMLIYDSLSTLFLEDSLLEKFLENADFKTFESLLLKIERSKRNG
- a CDS encoding PTS lactose/cellobiose transporter subunit IIA, producing MDEKYLATIMDIIMHSGEARGYYLQAISVAQEGKIEEALELAKLGKGELVLAHNAQTDMMVKESVGEYTTFSLLLIHSQDHLMTTLTIKDLFGAFLEIGKKLTYLGGKL
- a CDS encoding PTS sugar transporter subunit IIB, which encodes MTNILLCCSAGMSTSLLVTKMQHAATERNIDSKIWAVSVDEVEQHINAADVLLLGPQIKFLRGEIEPLANGIPLGVIPMRDYGTLNGGKVLEFALSLLDK
- a CDS encoding PEP phosphonomutase — encoded protein: MKRLLNCTASDFMQMSREELIAAIRASEGRVIVSETVVSCMPAIPAITNAEISRAAGADLILLNTFDAFHPVINGLDNMEQPIQRLKELIGRPIGVNLEPVDSRAKMLEERIDIVKGRQVSIETLNSLNNLGVDFVCITGNPGTGVTNQSIIDAIQLAKDSFRGMIIAGKMHGAGSKDPIYDIDALESFAKAGADVILLPSPGTVPGSTVDVCYNIIRRLKKYDVLTMGGLGTSQETSDVETIRQIGLYNKMVGFDIHHIGDAGEGGVSPFENIFELSKVVRGRKHTLKMICTSNAR
- a CDS encoding IS1182 family transposase, whose protein sequence is MYKQYNTNQLSLELNIAWDLPATHEARLISQFVDTIPQSVLLEETSHTGRPAFHPAMLLKMTLFAYARQVFSGRKIVQMNEEVIPMKWLSQDTYVCYRTINSFRASTHANQLIKTAFIYFTLLLRENGLIEDKALFIDGTKVEADANKYSFTWKKAVERYEDALNGNISALYDKLVQEGVDTALSKEECLTSEGLNQLLQETEQVLDELENAISQEPKVSKGGSANRQKRRRIKKLKRKLKEDFLVRKQKYERDKQILQERNSYSKTDPDATFMRMKEDHMRNGQLKPGYNLQLGTNSQFALAYGLYPNPTDTRTLKPFLQSIQTLELFQHIVADAGYGSEENYSFIVDVLEKTPLIPYGTYQKEQKKSYKKSDANPENWTYLEDSDQWIKPDGVVYSFKNYSRRTEKYGFEKDSKIYEADPVQASEELDQLARTEKGNLKQIQYNPTWNYFKNLAKEELTSKEGARIYAKRKVDVEPVFGRMKGVFGVRRVHVRGQKVVETEIGFLLMSMNLTKLAKKLVQYNRDKNKNTNSSAGFHQNQLESICVFYLLASFCPASIFYMVPKRNRSDFTNYCSIFRLFVNCSG
- a CDS encoding ISL3 family transposase, which translates into the protein MEQLNLITNFLKMKDKNITITNECDMGTHLELHGRLDYTAPKCPSCKGQMAKYDFQKASKIPYLETAGYPLLIRLRKRRFKCKECGKMAVAETPIVKKNHQISVDVNQKIAQLLIEKQAMTHIAHRLSISTSTVIRKLNEFKFETDWDKLPEVMSWDEYAFKKGKMSFIAQDFDTNNIIAILDGRTQATIRNHFLRYPRQVRNRVKIIIMDMFSPYYVLAKKLFPNAKIVLDRFHILQHLSRAMNRLSIQIMKQFDRKSHEYKTLKRYWKLVQQDSRKLSDKRFYRPTFRMHLTNQEIVAKLIGYSQELREHYELYQLLLFHFQEKQADQFFGLIQDARQTVDPIFQTVFNTFLKDKDKILNAMELPYSNAKLEATNNLIKVIKRNAFGFRNFENFKKRIFIALNIKREKTNLVLSRC